One part of the Nyctibius grandis isolate bNycGra1 chromosome 33, bNycGra1.pri, whole genome shotgun sequence genome encodes these proteins:
- the FGFR1 gene encoding fibroblast growth factor receptor 1 isoform X2, producing the protein MLGEGCGARSSEGLTARRRPPPRPPAASPGSPWSGSCGAQSPSSSRSSGMFAWRCLILWAVLVTAALSAARPAPTLPDQVLPKAKIEVESYSAHPGDLLQLRCRLRDDVQSINWVRDGVQLSENNRTRITGEEVEVRDAVPEDSGLYACMTNSPSGSETTYFSVNVSDALPSAEDDDDEDDSSSEEKEADNTKPNQAIAPYWTYPEKMEKKLHAVPAAKTVKFKCPSSGTPNPTLRWLKNGKEFKPDHRIGGYKVRYATWSIIMDSVVPSDKGNYTCVVENKYGSINHTYQLDVVERSPHRPILQAGLPANKTVALGSNVEFVCKVYSDPQPHIQWLKHIEVNGSKIGPDNLPYVQILKTAGVNTTDKEMEVLHLRNVSFEDAGEYTCLAAIEDTPAMMTSPLYLEIIIYCSGAFLISCMVVTVIIYKMKSTTKKTDFNSQLAVHKLAKSIPLRRQVSADSSSSMNSGVMLVRPSRLSSSGTPMLAGVSEYELPEDPRWELPRDRLILGKPLGEGCFGQVVLAEAIGLDKDKPNRVTKVAVKMLKSDATEKDLSDLISEMEMMKMIGKHKNIINLLGACTQDGPLYVIVEYASKGNLREYLQARRPPGMEYCYNPARVPEEQLSFKDLVSCAYQVARGMEYLASKKCIHRDLAARNVLVTEDNVMKIADFGLARDIHHIDYYKKTTNGRLPVKWMAPEALFDRIYTHQSDVWSFGVLLWEIFTLGGSPYPGVPVEELFKLLKEGHRMDKPSNCTNELYMMMRDCWHAVPSQRPTFKQLVEDLDRIVAMTSNQEYLDLSVPLDQYSPGFPDTRSSTCSSGEDSVFSHDPLPDEPCLPRLPPQHTNGGLRRH; encoded by the exons TTCTGCCCAAAGCAAAAATCGAAGTGGAGTCCTACTCGGCCCACCCCGGCGACCTCCTCCAGCTGCGGTGCCGGCTGAGGGATGACGTCCAGAGCATCAACTGGGTGCGCGACGGCGTCCAGCTGAGCGAGAACAACCGGACGCGCATCACCGGGGAGGAGGTAGAGGTCAGGGACGCGGTGCCCGAGGACTCGGGGCTCTATGCCTGCATGACCAACAGCCCCTCGGGGAGCGAGACCACCTACTTCTCCGTGAACGTCTCAG ACGCGCTCCCCTCCGCCGAGGATGACGACGACGAAGATGATTCCTCCTCGGAGGAGAAGGAGGCCGATAACACCAAGCCGAACC AGGCCATCGCGCCGTACTGGACCTACCCCGAGAAGATGGAGAAGAAGCTCCACGCCGTCCCCGCCGCCAAAACGGTGAAATTCAAGTGCCCGTCGAGCGGGACACCCAACCCCACGCTGCGCTGGCTGAAGAACGGCAAGGAGTTCAAACCCGACCACCGCATCGGCGGGTACAAG GTCCGCTACGCAACCTGGAGCATCATCATGGACTCGGTGGTGCCGTCCGACAAGGGCAACTACACGTGCGTCGTGGAGAACAAGTACGGGAGCATCAACCACACCTACCAGCTGGATGTCGTGG AGCGGTCCCCGCACCGGCCCatcctgcaggcagggctgccggCCAACAAGACGGTGGCCCTGGGCAGCAACGTGGAGTTCGTCTGCAAGGTCTACAGcgacccccagccccacatccaGTGGCTGAAGCACATCGAGGTGAACGGCAGCAAGATCGGCCCCGACAACCTGCCCTACGTGCAGATCCTGAAG ACGGCTGGCGTTAACACCACAGACAAGGAGATGGAAGTCCTTCACTTAAGGAATGTCTCTTTTGAGGATGCTGGGGAGTATACGTGTTTGGCGG CCATTGAAGACACCCCGGCCATGATGACGTCCCCCCTCTACCTGGAGATCATCATTTACTGCTCCGGGGCCTTCCTCATCTCCTGCATGGTGGTGACCGTCATCATCTACAAGATGAAGAGCACCACCAAGAAGACGGACTTCAACAGCCAGCTGGCCGTGCACAAGCTGGCCAAGAGCATCCCCCTGCGCAGACAG GTGTCGGCCGACTCCAGCTCCTCCATGAACTCGGGCGTGATGCTGGTGCGGCCCTCGCGGCTCTCCTCCAGCGGCACCCCCATGCTGGCCGGCGTCTCCGAGTACGAGCTCCCCGAGGACCCGCGCTGGGAGCTGCCCCGCGACAG GCTGATCCTGGGCAAGCCCCTGGGCGAAGGGTGCTTCGGGCAGGTGGTGCTGGCAGAAGCCATCGGCCTCGACAAGGACAAGCCAAACCGTGTGACCAAGGTGGCCGTGAAGATGCTCAAGT CCGACGCCACGGAGAAGGACTTGTCCGACCTCATCTCCGAGATGGAGATGATGAAGATGATCGGCAAGCACAAGAACATCATCAACCTGCTGGGAGCCTGCACGCAGGACG GACCCCTCTACGTGATCGTGGAGTACGCGAGCAAGGGCAACCTGCGGGAGTACCTGCAAGCCCGGCGGCCCCCGGGCATGGAGTACTGCTACAACCCCGCGCGCGTGCCCGAGGAGCAGCTCTCCTTCAAGGACCTCGTCTCCTGCGCCTACCAGGTGGCCCGGGGCATGGAGTACCTGGCCTCCAAGAAG TGCATCCACAGGGACCTGGCAGCCAGGAACGTCCTGGTGACCGAGGACAACGTGATGAAGATCGCTGACTTCGGGCTGGCCCGCGACATCCACCACATCGATTACTACAAGAAGACGACGAAC GGCCGCCTGCCGGTGAAGTGGATGGCCCCTGAGGCGCTGTTCGACCGCATATACACGCACCAGAGCGACGT gTGGTCCTTCGGCGTGCTGCTCTGGGAGATCTTCACGCTGGGCGGCTCGCCCTACCCCGGCGTGCCCGTCGAGGAGCTCTTcaagctgctgaaggaaggTCACAGAATGGACAAGCCCAGCAACTGCACCAACGAGCT GTACATGATGATGCGGGACTGCTGGCACGCTGTCCCCTCCCAGAGACCCACCTTCAAGCAGCTGGTGGAAGACCTGGACAGGATCGTGGCCATGACCTCCAACCAG GAGTACCTGGACCTCTCCGTGCCGCTGGACCAGTATTCCCCCGGCTTCCCGGACACCCGCAGCTCCACCTGCTCCTCGGGGGAGGACTCTGTTTTCTCGCACGACCCCCTCCCAGACGAGCCGTGCCTTCCCAGGCTCCCCCCGCAGCACACCAACGGCGGGCTGAGGCGACACTGA
- the FGFR1 gene encoding fibroblast growth factor receptor 1 isoform X1, with amino-acid sequence MLGEGCGARSSEGLTARRRPPPRPPAASPGSPWSGSCGAQSPSSSRSSGMFAWRCLILWAVLVTAALSAARPAPTLPDQVLPKAKIEVESYSAHPGDLLQLRCRLRDDVQSINWVRDGVQLSENNRTRITGEEVEVRDAVPEDSGLYACMTNSPSGSETTYFSVNVSDALPSAEDDDDEDDSSSEEKEADNTKPNQAIAPYWTYPEKMEKKLHAVPAAKTVKFKCPSSGTPNPTLRWLKNGKEFKPDHRIGGYKVRYATWSIIMDSVVPSDKGNYTCVVENKYGSINHTYQLDVVERSPHRPILQAGLPANKTVALGSNVEFVCKVYSDPQPHIQWLKHIEVNGSKIGPDNLPYVQILKTAGVNTTDKEMEVLHLRNVSFEDAGEYTCLAGNSIGISHHSAWLTVLEAIEDTPAMMTSPLYLEIIIYCSGAFLISCMVVTVIIYKMKSTTKKTDFNSQLAVHKLAKSIPLRRQVSADSSSSMNSGVMLVRPSRLSSSGTPMLAGVSEYELPEDPRWELPRDRLILGKPLGEGCFGQVVLAEAIGLDKDKPNRVTKVAVKMLKSDATEKDLSDLISEMEMMKMIGKHKNIINLLGACTQDGPLYVIVEYASKGNLREYLQARRPPGMEYCYNPARVPEEQLSFKDLVSCAYQVARGMEYLASKKCIHRDLAARNVLVTEDNVMKIADFGLARDIHHIDYYKKTTNGRLPVKWMAPEALFDRIYTHQSDVWSFGVLLWEIFTLGGSPYPGVPVEELFKLLKEGHRMDKPSNCTNELYMMMRDCWHAVPSQRPTFKQLVEDLDRIVAMTSNQEYLDLSVPLDQYSPGFPDTRSSTCSSGEDSVFSHDPLPDEPCLPRLPPQHTNGGLRRH; translated from the exons TTCTGCCCAAAGCAAAAATCGAAGTGGAGTCCTACTCGGCCCACCCCGGCGACCTCCTCCAGCTGCGGTGCCGGCTGAGGGATGACGTCCAGAGCATCAACTGGGTGCGCGACGGCGTCCAGCTGAGCGAGAACAACCGGACGCGCATCACCGGGGAGGAGGTAGAGGTCAGGGACGCGGTGCCCGAGGACTCGGGGCTCTATGCCTGCATGACCAACAGCCCCTCGGGGAGCGAGACCACCTACTTCTCCGTGAACGTCTCAG ACGCGCTCCCCTCCGCCGAGGATGACGACGACGAAGATGATTCCTCCTCGGAGGAGAAGGAGGCCGATAACACCAAGCCGAACC AGGCCATCGCGCCGTACTGGACCTACCCCGAGAAGATGGAGAAGAAGCTCCACGCCGTCCCCGCCGCCAAAACGGTGAAATTCAAGTGCCCGTCGAGCGGGACACCCAACCCCACGCTGCGCTGGCTGAAGAACGGCAAGGAGTTCAAACCCGACCACCGCATCGGCGGGTACAAG GTCCGCTACGCAACCTGGAGCATCATCATGGACTCGGTGGTGCCGTCCGACAAGGGCAACTACACGTGCGTCGTGGAGAACAAGTACGGGAGCATCAACCACACCTACCAGCTGGATGTCGTGG AGCGGTCCCCGCACCGGCCCatcctgcaggcagggctgccggCCAACAAGACGGTGGCCCTGGGCAGCAACGTGGAGTTCGTCTGCAAGGTCTACAGcgacccccagccccacatccaGTGGCTGAAGCACATCGAGGTGAACGGCAGCAAGATCGGCCCCGACAACCTGCCCTACGTGCAGATCCTGAAG ACGGCTGGCGTTAACACCACAGACAAGGAGATGGAAGTCCTTCACTTAAGGAATGTCTCTTTTGAGGATGCTGGGGAGTATACGTGTTTGGCGGGTAATTCTATTGGGATCTCCCATCACTCTGCATGGTTGACAGTTCTCGAAG CCATTGAAGACACCCCGGCCATGATGACGTCCCCCCTCTACCTGGAGATCATCATTTACTGCTCCGGGGCCTTCCTCATCTCCTGCATGGTGGTGACCGTCATCATCTACAAGATGAAGAGCACCACCAAGAAGACGGACTTCAACAGCCAGCTGGCCGTGCACAAGCTGGCCAAGAGCATCCCCCTGCGCAGACAG GTGTCGGCCGACTCCAGCTCCTCCATGAACTCGGGCGTGATGCTGGTGCGGCCCTCGCGGCTCTCCTCCAGCGGCACCCCCATGCTGGCCGGCGTCTCCGAGTACGAGCTCCCCGAGGACCCGCGCTGGGAGCTGCCCCGCGACAG GCTGATCCTGGGCAAGCCCCTGGGCGAAGGGTGCTTCGGGCAGGTGGTGCTGGCAGAAGCCATCGGCCTCGACAAGGACAAGCCAAACCGTGTGACCAAGGTGGCCGTGAAGATGCTCAAGT CCGACGCCACGGAGAAGGACTTGTCCGACCTCATCTCCGAGATGGAGATGATGAAGATGATCGGCAAGCACAAGAACATCATCAACCTGCTGGGAGCCTGCACGCAGGACG GACCCCTCTACGTGATCGTGGAGTACGCGAGCAAGGGCAACCTGCGGGAGTACCTGCAAGCCCGGCGGCCCCCGGGCATGGAGTACTGCTACAACCCCGCGCGCGTGCCCGAGGAGCAGCTCTCCTTCAAGGACCTCGTCTCCTGCGCCTACCAGGTGGCCCGGGGCATGGAGTACCTGGCCTCCAAGAAG TGCATCCACAGGGACCTGGCAGCCAGGAACGTCCTGGTGACCGAGGACAACGTGATGAAGATCGCTGACTTCGGGCTGGCCCGCGACATCCACCACATCGATTACTACAAGAAGACGACGAAC GGCCGCCTGCCGGTGAAGTGGATGGCCCCTGAGGCGCTGTTCGACCGCATATACACGCACCAGAGCGACGT gTGGTCCTTCGGCGTGCTGCTCTGGGAGATCTTCACGCTGGGCGGCTCGCCCTACCCCGGCGTGCCCGTCGAGGAGCTCTTcaagctgctgaaggaaggTCACAGAATGGACAAGCCCAGCAACTGCACCAACGAGCT GTACATGATGATGCGGGACTGCTGGCACGCTGTCCCCTCCCAGAGACCCACCTTCAAGCAGCTGGTGGAAGACCTGGACAGGATCGTGGCCATGACCTCCAACCAG GAGTACCTGGACCTCTCCGTGCCGCTGGACCAGTATTCCCCCGGCTTCCCGGACACCCGCAGCTCCACCTGCTCCTCGGGGGAGGACTCTGTTTTCTCGCACGACCCCCTCCCAGACGAGCCGTGCCTTCCCAGGCTCCCCCCGCAGCACACCAACGGCGGGCTGAGGCGACACTGA
- the FGFR1 gene encoding fibroblast growth factor receptor 1 isoform X3 — MFAWRCLILWAVLVTAALSAARPAPTLPDQVLPKAKIEVESYSAHPGDLLQLRCRLRDDVQSINWVRDGVQLSENNRTRITGEEVEVRDAVPEDSGLYACMTNSPSGSETTYFSVNVSDALPSAEDDDDEDDSSSEEKEADNTKPNQAIAPYWTYPEKMEKKLHAVPAAKTVKFKCPSSGTPNPTLRWLKNGKEFKPDHRIGGYKVRYATWSIIMDSVVPSDKGNYTCVVENKYGSINHTYQLDVVERSPHRPILQAGLPANKTVALGSNVEFVCKVYSDPQPHIQWLKHIEVNGSKIGPDNLPYVQILKTAGVNTTDKEMEVLHLRNVSFEDAGEYTCLAGNSIGISHHSAWLTVLEAIEDTPAMMTSPLYLEIIIYCSGAFLISCMVVTVIIYKMKSTTKKTDFNSQLAVHKLAKSIPLRRQVSADSSSSMNSGVMLVRPSRLSSSGTPMLAGVSEYELPEDPRWELPRDRLILGKPLGEGCFGQVVLAEAIGLDKDKPNRVTKVAVKMLKSDATEKDLSDLISEMEMMKMIGKHKNIINLLGACTQDGPLYVIVEYASKGNLREYLQARRPPGMEYCYNPARVPEEQLSFKDLVSCAYQVARGMEYLASKKCIHRDLAARNVLVTEDNVMKIADFGLARDIHHIDYYKKTTNGRLPVKWMAPEALFDRIYTHQSDVWSFGVLLWEIFTLGGSPYPGVPVEELFKLLKEGHRMDKPSNCTNELYMMMRDCWHAVPSQRPTFKQLVEDLDRIVAMTSNQEYLDLSVPLDQYSPGFPDTRSSTCSSGEDSVFSHDPLPDEPCLPRLPPQHTNGGLRRH, encoded by the exons TTCTGCCCAAAGCAAAAATCGAAGTGGAGTCCTACTCGGCCCACCCCGGCGACCTCCTCCAGCTGCGGTGCCGGCTGAGGGATGACGTCCAGAGCATCAACTGGGTGCGCGACGGCGTCCAGCTGAGCGAGAACAACCGGACGCGCATCACCGGGGAGGAGGTAGAGGTCAGGGACGCGGTGCCCGAGGACTCGGGGCTCTATGCCTGCATGACCAACAGCCCCTCGGGGAGCGAGACCACCTACTTCTCCGTGAACGTCTCAG ACGCGCTCCCCTCCGCCGAGGATGACGACGACGAAGATGATTCCTCCTCGGAGGAGAAGGAGGCCGATAACACCAAGCCGAACC AGGCCATCGCGCCGTACTGGACCTACCCCGAGAAGATGGAGAAGAAGCTCCACGCCGTCCCCGCCGCCAAAACGGTGAAATTCAAGTGCCCGTCGAGCGGGACACCCAACCCCACGCTGCGCTGGCTGAAGAACGGCAAGGAGTTCAAACCCGACCACCGCATCGGCGGGTACAAG GTCCGCTACGCAACCTGGAGCATCATCATGGACTCGGTGGTGCCGTCCGACAAGGGCAACTACACGTGCGTCGTGGAGAACAAGTACGGGAGCATCAACCACACCTACCAGCTGGATGTCGTGG AGCGGTCCCCGCACCGGCCCatcctgcaggcagggctgccggCCAACAAGACGGTGGCCCTGGGCAGCAACGTGGAGTTCGTCTGCAAGGTCTACAGcgacccccagccccacatccaGTGGCTGAAGCACATCGAGGTGAACGGCAGCAAGATCGGCCCCGACAACCTGCCCTACGTGCAGATCCTGAAG ACGGCTGGCGTTAACACCACAGACAAGGAGATGGAAGTCCTTCACTTAAGGAATGTCTCTTTTGAGGATGCTGGGGAGTATACGTGTTTGGCGGGTAATTCTATTGGGATCTCCCATCACTCTGCATGGTTGACAGTTCTCGAAG CCATTGAAGACACCCCGGCCATGATGACGTCCCCCCTCTACCTGGAGATCATCATTTACTGCTCCGGGGCCTTCCTCATCTCCTGCATGGTGGTGACCGTCATCATCTACAAGATGAAGAGCACCACCAAGAAGACGGACTTCAACAGCCAGCTGGCCGTGCACAAGCTGGCCAAGAGCATCCCCCTGCGCAGACAG GTGTCGGCCGACTCCAGCTCCTCCATGAACTCGGGCGTGATGCTGGTGCGGCCCTCGCGGCTCTCCTCCAGCGGCACCCCCATGCTGGCCGGCGTCTCCGAGTACGAGCTCCCCGAGGACCCGCGCTGGGAGCTGCCCCGCGACAG GCTGATCCTGGGCAAGCCCCTGGGCGAAGGGTGCTTCGGGCAGGTGGTGCTGGCAGAAGCCATCGGCCTCGACAAGGACAAGCCAAACCGTGTGACCAAGGTGGCCGTGAAGATGCTCAAGT CCGACGCCACGGAGAAGGACTTGTCCGACCTCATCTCCGAGATGGAGATGATGAAGATGATCGGCAAGCACAAGAACATCATCAACCTGCTGGGAGCCTGCACGCAGGACG GACCCCTCTACGTGATCGTGGAGTACGCGAGCAAGGGCAACCTGCGGGAGTACCTGCAAGCCCGGCGGCCCCCGGGCATGGAGTACTGCTACAACCCCGCGCGCGTGCCCGAGGAGCAGCTCTCCTTCAAGGACCTCGTCTCCTGCGCCTACCAGGTGGCCCGGGGCATGGAGTACCTGGCCTCCAAGAAG TGCATCCACAGGGACCTGGCAGCCAGGAACGTCCTGGTGACCGAGGACAACGTGATGAAGATCGCTGACTTCGGGCTGGCCCGCGACATCCACCACATCGATTACTACAAGAAGACGACGAAC GGCCGCCTGCCGGTGAAGTGGATGGCCCCTGAGGCGCTGTTCGACCGCATATACACGCACCAGAGCGACGT gTGGTCCTTCGGCGTGCTGCTCTGGGAGATCTTCACGCTGGGCGGCTCGCCCTACCCCGGCGTGCCCGTCGAGGAGCTCTTcaagctgctgaaggaaggTCACAGAATGGACAAGCCCAGCAACTGCACCAACGAGCT GTACATGATGATGCGGGACTGCTGGCACGCTGTCCCCTCCCAGAGACCCACCTTCAAGCAGCTGGTGGAAGACCTGGACAGGATCGTGGCCATGACCTCCAACCAG GAGTACCTGGACCTCTCCGTGCCGCTGGACCAGTATTCCCCCGGCTTCCCGGACACCCGCAGCTCCACCTGCTCCTCGGGGGAGGACTCTGTTTTCTCGCACGACCCCCTCCCAGACGAGCCGTGCCTTCCCAGGCTCCCCCCGCAGCACACCAACGGCGGGCTGAGGCGACACTGA